The Polyangium aurulentum genomic interval GCTCCGCGCGATGGCGTGAGGGATGGCGATGCGCGTCCTGCCGGTCTTCTCGATGAGCCGTGACAGGGGCAAAGGCGCGGGGCCCGCGATGTTGTAGATGCCGCGCGCCCCCGGCATGAGCGCTTGCACGATGGCGCTCACCACGTCGTCCTGGTGGATCACCTGCACCATCGGATCGAAGCCGAGCAGCGTGGGGATGACCGGGAGCCTGAGGTAATTCGAGGGCGCGTTGCGCACCGAGCCGAGGATGTGCGCAGGCCGCAAGATCACCGTCTCGGTCTCGGGCCGCTTCCAGAAGAACGACTGCGCGAGCATGTCGACCTCGATGAGATCGCGGATCTCGCTGAACGCCGCGCCGCCGAGCAGGGGCGCGTCCTCGCCGATGAACTGGGGGTTGTCCGGGCGCGGGCCGTAGACGTTGGCGCTCGAGAGCACGACGAGCTTGGGCACGTCGTACTGCGCGCAGTACTCGAGCAGGCGCTGAAAGCCGACCACGTTCCAGCTGTGGTGCTCGGCCGCGCTCGCCCGCGGGTCGTGCATGATCCCGAGGTGCACCACGGCCGCGAGCCGCTCCTGCCGGAAGACGTCCTGCGTCTTCTTGCGGCGGATGTCGATCGGGTAGTGAACGACGTCCTTGGGTTTGTCCTCGAACGAGCGCCGATCGATGCCGATCACGCGGCGCTCGCGGTGCAGCCGACGGGCGAGCCGGCGGCCGAGGCGCCCGCAGATGCCCGTGATCAAGACCGGCCGCTCGGACGTGCTCTCGTCCGGAGCGGCGCGGCGCGGTGGTCGCGTGGTGAGCCGCGGCCTCGGCGGCTCGTCCTCTCTCTCTTCGTCCCCCATCCCTCTCATGGCCCTGGGACCGTGCCGCTC includes:
- a CDS encoding NAD-dependent epimerase/dehydratase family protein, whose product is MGDEEREDEPPRPRLTTRPPRRAAPDESTSERPVLITGICGRLGRRLARRLHRERRVIGIDRRSFEDKPKDVVHYPIDIRRKKTQDVFRQERLAAVVHLGIMHDPRASAAEHHSWNVVGFQRLLEYCAQYDVPKLVVLSSANVYGPRPDNPQFIGEDAPLLGGAAFSEIRDLIEVDMLAQSFFWKRPETETVILRPAHILGSVRNAPSNYLRLPVIPTLLGFDPMVQVIHQDDVVSAIVQALMPGARGIYNIAGPAPLPLSRLIEKTGRTRIAIPHAIARSTIQRLWRMRFTSFPAPELDHIRYVCMVDDRRAREQLGHLPTHDIDEAVRAIDDF